The Brachybacterium huguangmaarense genome contains a region encoding:
- a CDS encoding phosphoribosyltransferase family protein, translating into MTANLSSATAAVLQHFRWVDGDADTWNMLRDPSALSAIVAELARLSAPERPDLVVGIEARGFVLAPMVALTLGVGFSPIRKGGALFPGDTATMESSPDYRGRTQVLSVRTDHLGPGMRVSLVDDWVETGSQAIAARQLIESTGAELVNLSVIVDEAGEEAHAGLPVIRSIVSGSAVP; encoded by the coding sequence ATGACGGCGAACCTCTCCTCGGCCACCGCCGCGGTCCTCCAGCACTTCCGATGGGTGGACGGCGATGCCGACACCTGGAACATGCTCAGGGACCCCTCGGCGCTCAGCGCCATCGTGGCCGAGCTGGCCCGGCTCAGCGCGCCGGAGCGGCCGGACCTCGTCGTCGGCATCGAGGCCCGAGGATTCGTGCTCGCGCCGATGGTCGCCCTGACCCTGGGGGTCGGATTCTCACCGATCCGCAAGGGCGGCGCGCTGTTCCCCGGGGACACCGCCACCATGGAGAGCTCACCCGACTATCGGGGCCGCACGCAGGTCCTCTCGGTCAGGACCGACCACCTGGGCCCCGGGATGCGGGTCTCGCTCGTCGACGACTGGGTCGAGACCGGCAGCCAGGCGATCGCCGCACGACAGCTGATCGAGTCGACCGGCGCCGAGCTCGTGAACCTGTCCGTCATCGTCGACGAGGCGGGAGAGGAAGCCCACGCCGGGCTCCCCGTCATCCGCTCCATCGTCAGCGGCTCCGCTGTCCCCTGA
- the rpmB gene encoding 50S ribosomal protein L28 has protein sequence MASTCELCAKGPSFGKSVSHSHRRTSRRWNPNIQTVRAVINGTPKRLNVCTSCLKAGKVQQISA, from the coding sequence GTGGCTTCTACGTGTGAACTCTGCGCCAAGGGCCCGAGCTTCGGCAAGAGCGTGTCCCACTCGCACCGCCGCACCTCGCGCCGCTGGAACCCGAACATCCAGACCGTGCGCGCCGTCATCAACGGCACCCCCAAGCGTCTGAACGTGTGCACCTCGTGCCTCAAGGCCGGCAAGGTGCAGCAGATCAGCGCCTGA
- a CDS encoding ATP-dependent DNA helicase RecG, producing the protein MSGDEETMRRAPRRTGGVPELSEMLTARELKAARTLGVADLGHLLRLPPNRYVVPGPLNFLGDMTEGEEVSAVATVRDVRDRSMRNRPGSILSVLIDDGTDAISLTFFLAKAHLVAWHRKNLRPGVRIHVSGTVGNHNGERQIVHPDYVVLDEDHTIDEAMRPIPVYPLRGRVTQAAMRQAFRSALEFAPLLPDVIPSDILREQGLPSLQEALAALHAPHTIDDTRRGMAHLAFEEAFVLQTIFAQRRAADELTPAPPLRAEGPLQGLLRDRLPFTLTQGQEEVAAAIAERISRDMPTSVLLQGDVGSGKTVVALLAMLRAVDSGHQAALLAPTEVLAEQHHRTIMELLGELGRAGRIDGVPEATRVRLLTGSQRVARRRETLLDVTSGEAGLVVGTHALLTESVEFASLGLVVIDEQHRFGVDHRRRLRTRGADGRSPHVVVMTATPIPRSAALAIVGDLDVLSLREMPSRRAGTTSFVVPETQRSWHDRMWERVLEEVRAGRQAFVVCPRINDADETEAPVAPDGGGAPRGVEETYERLRADPRFADVRIGMLHGRLPAEEKQRSMQAMANRELDLLVATTVIEVGVDVPTASAMVVLDAERFGVSQLHQLRGRVGRGEHPGIVFFATTAAPGSESLEHLGRIAGTQDGFELARLDLERRGVGDLVGSQQSGLHRTLRHLDVLHDSEVIEAARTSAAALVAVDADLDAHPGLAEAVDDRLRDADPDVERS; encoded by the coding sequence ATGAGCGGGGACGAGGAGACGATGCGTCGCGCTCCTCGCCGCACCGGCGGCGTGCCCGAGCTCTCGGAGATGCTCACGGCGCGCGAGCTCAAGGCGGCCCGGACCCTCGGCGTCGCGGACCTGGGCCACCTGCTGCGCCTGCCCCCCAACCGCTACGTCGTCCCCGGGCCGCTGAACTTCCTGGGCGACATGACCGAGGGCGAGGAGGTCTCGGCCGTCGCGACCGTGCGGGACGTCCGTGATCGCTCGATGCGCAACCGCCCCGGATCGATCCTGTCCGTGCTGATCGACGACGGCACCGACGCCATCTCCCTCACCTTCTTCCTCGCCAAGGCGCATCTCGTCGCCTGGCACCGTAAGAACCTGCGTCCCGGTGTGCGGATCCACGTCTCGGGCACCGTCGGCAACCACAACGGCGAGCGGCAGATCGTGCACCCGGACTACGTCGTGCTCGACGAGGACCACACGATCGACGAGGCGATGCGGCCCATCCCCGTGTACCCGCTGCGCGGCCGGGTGACGCAGGCCGCGATGCGCCAGGCCTTCCGCTCGGCCCTCGAGTTCGCGCCCCTGCTGCCCGACGTCATCCCCTCCGACATCCTGCGTGAGCAGGGCCTGCCGTCCCTGCAGGAGGCGCTCGCGGCGCTGCACGCCCCGCACACGATCGACGACACCCGCCGCGGCATGGCCCACCTCGCGTTCGAGGAGGCGTTCGTGCTGCAGACGATCTTCGCGCAGCGTCGGGCCGCCGACGAGCTGACGCCCGCCCCGCCGCTCCGGGCCGAGGGGCCTCTCCAGGGGCTGCTGCGCGACCGTCTGCCCTTCACCCTCACGCAGGGACAGGAGGAGGTCGCGGCCGCGATCGCGGAGCGGATCTCGCGCGACATGCCCACGAGCGTCCTGCTCCAAGGAGATGTGGGCTCGGGCAAGACCGTCGTGGCGCTGCTGGCGATGCTGCGCGCCGTCGACTCGGGCCACCAGGCCGCGCTGCTCGCGCCGACCGAGGTGCTCGCCGAGCAGCACCATCGCACGATCATGGAGCTGCTCGGGGAGCTGGGCCGGGCCGGGCGCATCGACGGGGTGCCCGAGGCCACGCGGGTCAGGCTGCTCACCGGCTCCCAGCGGGTGGCGCGACGGCGAGAGACCCTGCTCGACGTGACGAGCGGGGAGGCCGGGCTCGTGGTCGGCACGCACGCCCTGCTCACCGAGTCCGTCGAGTTCGCCTCCCTGGGCCTTGTCGTGATCGACGAGCAGCACCGCTTCGGCGTGGACCACCGCCGCCGGCTGCGCACGCGCGGCGCGGACGGTCGAAGCCCGCACGTCGTGGTCATGACCGCCACTCCCATCCCGCGGTCCGCGGCGCTCGCGATCGTGGGGGACCTCGACGTGCTGTCGCTGCGCGAGATGCCGAGCCGGCGCGCCGGGACCACGAGCTTCGTGGTTCCCGAGACCCAGCGCAGCTGGCACGACCGCATGTGGGAGCGCGTGCTCGAGGAGGTCAGGGCGGGGCGCCAGGCCTTCGTCGTGTGTCCTCGCATCAACGACGCCGACGAGACCGAGGCGCCCGTGGCCCCCGACGGCGGCGGCGCGCCGCGCGGCGTCGAGGAGACGTACGAGAGGCTGCGCGCCGATCCCCGTTTCGCCGACGTCCGCATCGGCATGCTCCACGGACGCCTCCCGGCCGAGGAGAAGCAACGGAGCATGCAGGCGATGGCCAATCGGGAGCTGGACCTGCTCGTGGCGACCACCGTGATCGAGGTCGGCGTGGACGTGCCCACCGCGAGCGCCATGGTCGTCCTGGACGCCGAGCGCTTCGGGGTCTCCCAGCTCCATCAGCTGCGAGGACGTGTGGGCCGCGGCGAGCACCCCGGGATCGTCTTCTTCGCCACGACGGCCGCGCCTGGCAGCGAGAGCCTCGAGCACCTGGGCCGGATCGCCGGCACCCAGGACGGCTTCGAGCTCGCACGGCTCGACCTCGAGCGGCGCGGTGTCGGCGACCTCGTCGGTTCCCAGCAGTCCGGGCTGCACCGCACGCTGCGCCACCTCGACGTCCTCCATGACAGCGAGGTGATCGAGGCCGCGCGTACCTCCGCGGCGGCGCTCGTCGCGGTCGACGCGGACCTCGACGCCCATCCGGGCCTCGCCGAGGCGGTCGACGACCGTCTGCGCGACGCCGACCCCGACGTGGAGAGGAGCTGA
- a CDS encoding RsmD family RNA methyltransferase gives MPRIIAGALGGRTVPGPPGSGTRPTSDRVREAVFSRLSGWDAIADRRVLDLFAGTGALAFEALSRGARDAELVEAHARTAGQIGRTARELGIAMRCRVRSARAEAVVAVLASDVAAGRVDPFGLVFIDPPYEVPTSAVESLVAALAPALEPDAVVVVERSSRSTSLTWPRGFADDGTKSYGETVVQYGGPSAET, from the coding sequence ATGCCCCGCATCATCGCCGGCGCCCTGGGAGGTCGCACCGTGCCCGGCCCTCCCGGATCCGGAACGCGCCCGACGAGCGACCGGGTCCGCGAGGCGGTGTTCTCGCGCCTGTCCGGATGGGACGCGATCGCCGACCGTCGTGTGCTCGACCTGTTCGCCGGCACGGGAGCGCTCGCCTTCGAGGCGCTCTCCCGTGGAGCCCGCGACGCCGAGCTGGTCGAGGCCCACGCCCGGACCGCAGGTCAGATCGGCCGCACCGCCCGCGAGCTGGGCATCGCCATGCGCTGCCGCGTGCGCTCGGCACGCGCCGAGGCCGTCGTCGCGGTACTCGCCTCCGACGTCGCCGCCGGTCGCGTCGACCCCTTCGGGCTCGTCTTCATCGACCCGCCGTACGAGGTCCCGACCTCGGCCGTCGAGTCGCTCGTCGCAGCGCTCGCGCCGGCCCTCGAACCGGACGCGGTGGTCGTCGTCGAGCGGTCGTCGCGATCGACGAGCCTCACCTGGCCCCGCGGATTCGCCGACGACGGCACGAAGTCCTACGGCGAGACGGTGGTGCAGTACGGCGGGCCCTCCGCGGAGACATGA
- a CDS encoding type II toxin-antitoxin system PemK/MazF family toxin, translated as MTTNVPGSMLTPGDVVDLDLGAPAGAEAGLRRPAVVITADRVLQGGPNVVQVVPLTRTLRVSGSEVIIEPDEHNGLRAASAAQCQHIRSVATTRVSAQLGNVGPVVLRQIRGIVAIMIDA; from the coding sequence ATGACGACGAACGTGCCTGGCTCGATGCTGACGCCGGGTGACGTGGTCGACCTCGATCTCGGTGCGCCCGCGGGCGCCGAGGCGGGCCTGCGCAGGCCCGCTGTCGTCATCACGGCCGATCGCGTACTCCAAGGCGGCCCGAACGTCGTGCAGGTGGTCCCTCTCACCCGCACCCTGCGTGTCAGCGGGTCCGAGGTCATCATCGAGCCCGACGAGCACAACGGTCTGCGCGCCGCCTCGGCGGCACAGTGCCAGCACATCCGTTCCGTCGCCACGACCCGCGTGAGCGCACAGCTCGGCAACGTCGGCCCGGTCGTGCTCCGACAGATCCGAGGGATCGTGGCGATCATGATCGACGCCTGA
- the coaD gene encoding pantetheine-phosphate adenylyltransferase, whose product MSTVVLPGSFDPFTRGHLDLARRAADLAGRVVIAVSHNPSKRNLLDLETRCAVISEVLEAEALADRVQARPLPSGLLVDFCRELGARAVVRGLRSQVDLAYEEPMARMNAHLAEVDTMFLLTDASLAHISSSLVREVAALGGDVDDMLPVASARALRAALADREQDD is encoded by the coding sequence ATGAGCACCGTCGTCCTGCCCGGCTCCTTCGACCCCTTCACCCGGGGTCATCTCGATCTCGCGCGGCGGGCCGCCGACCTCGCCGGTCGCGTCGTCATCGCCGTCTCCCACAACCCGTCCAAGCGGAACCTGCTGGACCTCGAGACGCGCTGCGCCGTCATCTCCGAGGTGCTCGAGGCGGAGGCGCTCGCCGACCGGGTCCAGGCGCGCCCGCTGCCCTCCGGCCTGCTCGTCGACTTCTGCCGCGAGCTCGGCGCCCGCGCCGTCGTGCGCGGCCTGCGGTCCCAGGTGGATCTCGCCTACGAGGAGCCGATGGCGCGCATGAACGCGCACCTGGCCGAGGTCGACACCATGTTCCTGCTGACCGACGCCTCGCTCGCCCACATCTCCTCGTCCCTCGTGCGGGAGGTGGCGGCCCTCGGCGGCGACGTCGACGACATGCTCCCGGTCGCCTCCGCGCGCGCTCTGCGCGCGGCTCTCGCCGATCGCGAACAGGACGACTGA
- a CDS encoding YceD family protein: protein MSTTETPTPLPDLRFDAVDLIGRPGAHRDISRTVTAPAAPEAPAAMWIPAGDPIEVEGSLESVVEGVYAGGTARTHLAGECSRCLDPLEDDIEVRFDELFTYPEKIPHEMSAEEREEVVVLDGDTVDLGPLIYDALVLAAPTAPLCRPDCAGLCPQCGIRLEDEPGHHHDVIDDRFAALQGFFADPEPGSDAQADEDVR from the coding sequence GTGAGCACCACCGAGACCCCCACCCCCCTGCCGGACCTCCGCTTCGACGCCGTCGACCTCATCGGTCGCCCCGGCGCGCACCGCGACATCTCCCGCACCGTCACCGCGCCCGCAGCACCCGAGGCCCCGGCCGCGATGTGGATCCCGGCCGGCGACCCCATCGAGGTGGAGGGATCGCTCGAGTCGGTCGTCGAAGGCGTCTACGCGGGCGGCACCGCCCGCACGCATCTGGCGGGGGAGTGCTCGCGCTGCCTGGACCCGCTCGAGGACGACATCGAGGTCCGCTTCGACGAGCTGTTCACCTACCCCGAGAAGATCCCCCACGAGATGTCCGCCGAGGAGCGCGAGGAGGTCGTCGTGCTCGACGGCGACACGGTCGACCTCGGGCCGCTGATCTACGACGCCCTCGTGCTCGCCGCCCCCACGGCCCCGCTGTGCCGCCCGGACTGCGCGGGGCTGTGCCCGCAGTGCGGGATCCGCCTCGAGGACGAGCCCGGCCACCACCACGACGTGATCGACGACCGCTTCGCTGCGCTCCAGGGCTTCTTCGCCGATCCGGAGCCCGGCTCCGATGCCCAGGCGGACGAGGACGTGCGCTGA
- the rnc gene encoding ribonuclease III gives MTRSRRGRQAADPAALLEVLPLDAEEGRILRDSGLLELALTHRSYAYEHEGTLHNERLEFLGDAVLGLATTEELYRTHPELPEGELAKRRAAIVNTRALALVGRRIELGAYIRLGRGEDLSGGREKASILADTMEAVIGAVHLALGETTSRRYVLALLAPMLDSDEMLEAGYDFKTRLQEIAAQAALVPVYRITESGPEHAKTFRATATIEGIVTATGEGASKKDAELAAAAGAVRAVLAERGESLLTRG, from the coding sequence ATGACCCGGTCGCGCCGCGGCCGGCAGGCCGCCGACCCGGCCGCCCTGCTCGAGGTCCTGCCTCTGGACGCCGAGGAGGGCCGGATCCTGCGTGATTCCGGGCTTCTCGAGCTCGCCCTGACCCACCGTTCGTACGCGTACGAGCACGAGGGGACCCTCCACAACGAGCGGCTCGAGTTCCTGGGCGACGCGGTGCTGGGCCTCGCGACCACCGAGGAGCTCTACCGCACCCACCCGGAGCTGCCCGAGGGCGAGCTCGCCAAGCGCCGCGCGGCGATCGTCAACACGCGCGCGCTCGCCCTCGTCGGCCGCCGCATCGAGCTCGGCGCCTACATCCGCCTGGGCCGCGGGGAGGACCTCTCGGGAGGCCGCGAGAAGGCCTCGATCCTGGCCGACACGATGGAGGCCGTGATCGGCGCGGTCCACCTCGCCCTCGGCGAGACGACCTCGCGCCGGTACGTGCTCGCGCTGCTGGCGCCCATGCTCGACTCCGACGAGATGCTCGAGGCCGGCTACGACTTCAAGACGCGTCTGCAGGAGATCGCCGCCCAGGCCGCCCTCGTGCCGGTCTACCGGATCACGGAGTCCGGCCCCGAGCACGCCAAGACCTTCCGGGCCACCGCGACGATCGAGGGCATCGTGACCGCGACCGGCGAGGGCGCCTCGAAGAAGGACGCCGAGCTCGCGGCCGCCGCCGGCGCCGTGCGCGCCGTGCTCGCCGAGCGTGGCGAGTCGCTCCTGACCCGGGGCTGA
- the mutM gene encoding bifunctional DNA-formamidopyrimidine glycosylase/DNA-(apurinic or apyrimidinic site) lyase: MPELPEVEVVRRGLLPRVHGRVIERVEVLDPRAVRRQHGGPESLAADLVGARITAVARRGKFLWWRLAEGPGTDDVALMTHLGMSGQLRVRDRAGAREVELPAPAEPPGEGPAPDPRRHRRLTLTLDDGTEVDFLDQRLFGGMWTSALAPSADGRLAAAGSPDTLLPVDAAHIARDVLDPAVDLAAVARRLRARSAAVKSLLLAQDLISGIGNIYADEALWAARTHYATPGEALSQVRAHRLLQETRQVMERALEVGGTSFDALYVNVEGRSGFFARSLAAYGKEGEPCPRCGTPIRRAVHQGRSSFFCPHCQRRRQLAARPITTSR; encoded by the coding sequence ATGCCCGAGCTCCCCGAGGTCGAGGTGGTCCGCCGCGGCCTCCTGCCGCGCGTGCACGGCCGTGTCATCGAGCGGGTCGAGGTCCTCGATCCCCGCGCCGTGCGCCGCCAGCACGGCGGTCCTGAGAGCCTCGCCGCCGACCTCGTGGGCGCACGCATCACCGCCGTGGCCCGTCGCGGCAAGTTCCTGTGGTGGCGTCTGGCGGAGGGCCCCGGCACCGACGACGTGGCCCTCATGACCCACCTCGGCATGAGCGGACAGCTGCGCGTGCGCGACCGCGCCGGGGCGCGAGAGGTCGAGCTGCCCGCCCCGGCCGAGCCGCCGGGAGAGGGCCCGGCCCCCGATCCGCGGCGCCATCGCCGTCTCACGCTGACCCTGGACGACGGCACGGAGGTCGACTTCCTCGACCAGCGTCTGTTCGGCGGCATGTGGACCTCGGCGCTCGCCCCTTCGGCCGACGGCCGGCTCGCCGCCGCCGGCAGCCCCGACACCCTGCTGCCCGTCGACGCCGCGCACATCGCGCGCGACGTGCTGGACCCCGCCGTCGACCTGGCCGCGGTCGCCCGTCGTCTCCGCGCGCGCAGCGCAGCCGTGAAGTCCCTGCTGCTGGCCCAGGACCTCATCAGCGGGATCGGCAACATCTACGCCGACGAGGCCCTGTGGGCCGCGCGCACCCACTACGCCACGCCGGGGGAGGCACTGTCCCAGGTGCGGGCCCATCGCCTCCTCCAGGAGACCCGCCAGGTCATGGAGCGCGCGCTCGAGGTGGGCGGCACGAGTTTCGACGCCCTCTACGTGAACGTCGAAGGCCGTAGCGGTTTCTTCGCCCGCTCCCTCGCGGCCTACGGCAAGGAGGGCGAGCCGTGCCCGCGCTGCGGGACCCCGATCCGCCGTGCCGTGCACCAGGGACGCTCCTCGTTCTTCTGTCCGCACTGCCAGCGCAGACGCCAGCTCGCCGCCCGGCCGATCACGACGTCGAGGTGA
- a CDS encoding response regulator: MTVRTTDTPVRVMIVDDHEVVRRGIVTVIDASPALTVVGEASTVDEARRRLPAVRPDVLVVDLQLPDGTGIDVMTRARELSPEQRMLVLTSFDDDAALRESRAVGAAGMLLKSARSRDIVAAIEKIAEGQTVWPSRPAEDEEELSATDQRIVELIGDGCTNREIADELGIAEKTVKNRITAILHSLGLQRRTQVAAREAARRRAGWK; encoded by the coding sequence ATGACCGTTCGGACCACGGACACGCCTGTGCGCGTGATGATCGTCGACGACCACGAGGTGGTCCGCCGCGGCATCGTGACCGTGATCGACGCGAGTCCTGCCCTGACGGTCGTCGGCGAGGCCTCGACGGTCGACGAGGCGCGTCGCCGTCTGCCCGCCGTGCGCCCGGACGTCCTGGTCGTGGACCTGCAGCTTCCCGACGGCACCGGCATCGACGTGATGACGCGCGCCCGCGAGCTGAGCCCCGAGCAGCGCATGCTCGTGCTCACGTCCTTCGACGACGACGCGGCGCTGCGGGAGTCCCGTGCGGTGGGCGCCGCGGGCATGCTCTTGAAGTCGGCCCGCTCGCGCGACATCGTCGCGGCCATCGAGAAGATCGCCGAGGGCCAGACGGTGTGGCCCAGCCGCCCGGCCGAGGACGAGGAGGAGCTGTCGGCCACCGACCAGCGCATCGTCGAGCTGATCGGGGACGGCTGCACCAACCGGGAGATCGCCGACGAGCTCGGAATCGCCGAGAAGACCGTCAAGAACCGCATCACCGCGATCCTCCACTCCCTGGGCCTGCAGCGACGCACCCAGGTCGCCGCGCGCGAGGCCGCCCGCCGCCGCGCCGGCTGGAAGTGA
- a CDS encoding sensor histidine kinase: MTAHAAAPARTRIQDLCAAVLAGGDLEDLLTLLTVRARADLGAASSALVLPAGHGSWAVELTDGETGEALLGEEVPPDSGLGAALLMGDPDAVECADLSFLPPLAGTGTLTAPVDAGLDGIGALIVSFGDATALDGAAREHLNALATLIGLALREPVDPDSGVDDERGRIARDLHDLAIQELFAVGMELESLQRDLQEPGARGLDPSIARSVELSVQGVERAVAQIRQIVQSLRRDRREATLTERLRHESGLAIAGLGFAPNLRLPTDPSRLDLEIPDEIAEDIVAVVREALANAARHAHASAVAISVTVFSEGVDRVAQVDVSDNGRGIDPTVTRRSGLANMSSRARRHQGWVDAIPLEPGTMISWRVTLPPV, encoded by the coding sequence ATGACCGCCCACGCCGCAGCACCCGCGCGCACCCGCATCCAGGACCTGTGCGCCGCCGTCCTCGCCGGGGGCGACCTCGAGGACCTCCTGACGCTCCTGACCGTACGGGCACGGGCCGATCTCGGCGCCGCGTCGAGCGCGCTCGTGCTCCCCGCGGGGCACGGCAGCTGGGCGGTCGAGCTGACGGACGGAGAGACGGGCGAGGCCCTCCTGGGCGAGGAGGTCCCGCCGGACAGCGGACTCGGCGCGGCCCTGCTCATGGGCGACCCGGACGCCGTGGAGTGCGCGGACCTGTCCTTCCTGCCGCCGCTCGCAGGCACGGGCACGCTCACCGCGCCCGTGGACGCCGGGCTCGACGGGATCGGCGCCCTGATCGTGTCGTTCGGTGACGCGACAGCGCTCGACGGAGCCGCACGCGAGCACCTCAACGCGCTCGCGACGCTCATCGGGCTCGCGCTGCGCGAGCCGGTCGACCCCGACAGCGGGGTCGACGACGAACGCGGCCGGATCGCCCGGGACCTGCATGACCTGGCGATCCAGGAGCTGTTCGCCGTCGGCATGGAGCTCGAGTCGCTCCAGCGCGACCTCCAGGAGCCGGGCGCGCGCGGCCTCGACCCGTCGATCGCGCGGTCCGTCGAGCTCTCCGTGCAGGGCGTCGAGCGGGCCGTCGCGCAGATCCGGCAGATCGTCCAGTCGCTGCGCCGCGATCGCCGCGAGGCCACGCTCACCGAGCGCCTGCGCCACGAGAGCGGGCTGGCCATCGCGGGGCTCGGCTTCGCCCCCAACCTGCGCCTGCCCACGGACCCCTCGCGCCTGGACCTCGAGATCCCCGACGAGATCGCCGAGGACATCGTGGCGGTGGTGCGGGAGGCCCTCGCCAACGCGGCGCGCCACGCCCATGCGAGCGCCGTCGCCATCTCGGTGACGGTGTTCTCCGAAGGGGTCGACCGCGTCGCGCAGGTGGACGTGTCCGACAACGGCCGCGGCATCGACCCCACGGTCACGCGGCGCAGCGGCCTGGCGAACATGTCGAGCCGGGCCCGGCGCCATCAGGGCTGGGTCGACGCGATCCCGCTCGAGCCGGGCACGATGATCTCCTGGCGGGTCACGCTGCCGCCGGTCTGA
- the cydC gene encoding thiol reductant ABC exporter subunit CydC, translating into MSPTTSDATAPEQGPSARHRPSDLARVTAMLAIPRGRLLAAIASATATLASAFALAAVSAWLITTAWTMPPVLDLTVAVVAVRALGISRGAFRWVDRMTTHDAALRGVVSLRTRLFTALAARPGDALTRLRRGDLLARLGDDAQEIGDHVIRAVVPVAVAIVMGMVAVATLAPLSLVAAASMLLALAVAGLVAPLASYRAARLSQGAVIEGRGAVTQSALEVIDDATALRLDGRLDEAIARHGAAQDRYDAAIDRAALPSAIAAASVPAAMILAVLGSVLAAGPLWTTGTASAGAIGILFLLPLSAFEASAALPAAAAQVARSRAAAARIVETIGPEEAVAPAGPVGAVREPAEHGPGAPHLHVRDLAAGWNAQAPRVEHLDLDLGPGSRLAVVGPSGAGKSTLLLTLAGLLEPLAGTLELDGADLATLPEDRVRREMVLFAEDAHVFATTVRENLRVARGDVTDEEIEAALDAAGLAPWVASLPGGLGHMLGPDGTTVSGGERRRLLLARALLRRAPLTLLDEPTEHLDPERARALLQGLLTTGPGALLDPASAVVVVTHDRAAIPHGTTVLHVGPNT; encoded by the coding sequence ATGAGCCCCACGACGTCCGACGCCACGGCTCCCGAGCAGGGCCCGAGCGCCCGCCACCGTCCCTCCGATCTCGCACGGGTCACGGCGATGCTCGCGATCCCCCGCGGCCGCCTGCTGGCGGCGATCGCGAGCGCCACCGCGACCCTCGCCTCGGCGTTCGCCCTCGCCGCGGTGAGCGCCTGGCTCATCACGACCGCCTGGACCATGCCGCCCGTGCTCGACCTCACCGTCGCCGTGGTCGCCGTGCGCGCGCTGGGCATCTCGCGCGGCGCGTTCCGCTGGGTCGACCGCATGACCACGCACGACGCCGCCCTGCGGGGCGTGGTGTCGCTGCGGACGCGCCTGTTCACGGCACTCGCGGCGCGGCCCGGCGATGCGCTCACGCGCCTGCGGCGCGGCGACCTGCTGGCCCGGCTCGGCGACGACGCGCAGGAGATCGGCGACCACGTGATCCGTGCCGTCGTGCCGGTCGCGGTCGCGATCGTGATGGGCATGGTCGCGGTCGCGACCCTGGCACCGCTCTCCCTCGTCGCGGCCGCCTCGATGCTGCTCGCCCTCGCCGTCGCCGGGCTCGTGGCCCCCCTCGCCTCCTATCGGGCGGCCCGTCTCAGCCAGGGCGCCGTGATCGAGGGCCGCGGCGCCGTCACCCAGAGCGCTCTCGAGGTCATCGACGACGCCACCGCGCTGCGGCTGGACGGCCGCCTCGACGAGGCGATCGCCCGGCATGGCGCCGCCCAGGACCGCTACGACGCCGCGATCGACCGGGCGGCCCTGCCCTCGGCCATCGCCGCGGCCTCCGTGCCCGCCGCGATGATCCTCGCCGTGCTCGGCTCCGTGCTGGCCGCCGGTCCGCTGTGGACGACGGGCACGGCGAGCGCCGGCGCGATCGGCATCCTGTTCCTGCTGCCGCTGTCGGCGTTCGAGGCCTCCGCCGCGCTGCCCGCGGCCGCCGCCCAGGTGGCCCGCTCCCGGGCCGCGGCGGCCCGCATCGTCGAGACCATCGGCCCCGAGGAGGCGGTCGCCCCGGCCGGCCCCGTCGGCGCCGTCCGGGAGCCGGCCGAGCATGGCCCCGGCGCACCGCACCTGCACGTACGCGACCTGGCCGCCGGGTGGAACGCCCAGGCACCGCGGGTCGAGCACCTCGACCTGGATCTGGGCCCGGGCAGCCGTCTAGCCGTCGTCGGGCCCTCCGGCGCGGGCAAGTCCACGCTCCTGCTCACGCTCGCCGGTCTGCTCGAGCCGCTCGCGGGCACGCTCGAGCTCGACGGCGCCGACCTCGCGACCCTGCCCGAGGACCGCGTGCGCCGCGAGATGGTCCTCTTCGCCGAGGACGCCCACGTGTTCGCGACCACGGTGCGGGAGAACCTGCGGGTCGCGCGCGGGGACGTGACCGACGAGGAGATCGAGGCGGCGCTCGACGCGGCCGGCCTCGCCCCGTGGGTGGCCTCCCTGCCCGGCGGCCTGGGCCACATGCTCGGACCGGACGGCACGACCGTCTCCGGCGGGGAGCGCCGACGCCTGCTGCTGGCCCGAGCCCTGCTGCGCCGCGCGCCCCTCACGCTGCTCGACGAGCCGACCGAGCACCTCGATCCCGAGCGGGCCCGCGCGCTCCTGCAGGGGCTGCTGACGACGGGCCCGGGCGCCCTCCTGGACCCCGCGTCGGCCGTGGTCGTGGTGACGCACGATCGCGCCGCCATCCCGCACGGGACCACAGTCCTGCACGTGGGGCCGAACACCTGA